The DNA segment GAAGGGCTGCAGTACCTGGCCGGCTGCATCGCCGGTTGCCTGCACCTGGCCTTCGACTACGAACGTGACCACCCTTTCTTACTGTCGGGAACCGGGCCGTTCACCAAGATGGGCCTGGACAACCCCGACACCCTCTACTTCGGCACCCGGGTGCAGGCCGACCGGGACTACGTGGTCAGCGGCAGGCGCGGTACCACCACCGACCTGAGTTTTCAGTTGCTCGGTGGCGAATACACCGACGACCAGGTGCCCGTCAGCCAGGCCGCGTTTGACGACCGGGAACTCGACATCGCCGCCGACGGCAGTTTCGAGTGGCGGCTGCGGCCGACCAGTCCCGGCCAACTGGTGATCCGCGAGGTGTACGGTGACTGGTCGCAACAGCGTGGCACGGTGACCATCGCCAGGCTGGACACCGCGGGCACCGCGCCAGGGCCGTTGACCCGTGAGACCATCGAAAAGCGTTATGCCGCAGCCGCAAAGCAACTGGTGAACCGGGTGAAGACGTGGCTGCGGTTTCCGCAGTGGTTTTATCTCAACATCCCGGTCAACACCATGGTGGCGCCTCGGCTGACTCCGGGGGGCCTGGCAACCCAGTACTCGTCGGCCGGTCATTTCGAGTTGCGGCCGGACCAGGCGCTGGTGATCACGGTGCCCGTCAGTGATGCCCCCTACCTGGGATTCCAGCTGGGCAGCAGGTGGTACATCTCGCTGGACTACATCAACCATCAGACATCGCTGAATAACACCCAGGCCCAAGCGGATCCGGACGGCATGGTGCGCATCGTGGTCGCCGATCGGAACCCGGGTGTGGCCAACTGGGTGGAAACACTGGGCCATCGGCGCGGCTTCCTGCAGTTTCGCTGGCAGCGGGTATCCCGTGAGCTGTCCGAGGCCGACGGGCCCACCGTCGAACTGGTCGACTTCGACACGATCCCGGCCGCACTGCCGTATTTTCAGCGCAACAAGATCTCCGATGAGGATTGGCGCGCGCGAATCGCTTTGCGCCAGCAGCAGATTGCGGCCAGGATGCTGGGGTGACGATGTCCGGGATGCTCAAGCGCAAGGTGGTCGTCATCAGTGGCGTCGGACCGGGGCTGGGCACCACACTGGCGCACCGATGTGCGCGCGACGGCGCGGATCTGGTGCTGGCGGCCCGCACCGCCGAGCGCCTCGACGACGTCGCCAAGCAGATCATCGACTCCGGCCGGCGGGCGGTTGCGGTGCGCACCGACATCACCGACGACGACGATGTCAGCAACCTTGTGCAGGCCACCCTGGCGGCGTACGGCAGGGCCGATGTGCTGATCAACAACGCGTTTCGGGTACCATCGATGAAACCGTTGGCCAACACTGCATTTCAGCACATCCGGGACGCGATCGAGCTCAGCGCGTTGGGGGCGCTGCGACTCATCCAGGCCTTTACGCCCGCGCTCGCGGAGTCTCACGGCGCGATCGTCAACGTCAACTCCATGGTGATCCGGCACTCGCAGCCGAAATACGGCGCCTACAAGATGGCCAAGTCCGTGCTGCTGGCCATGTCACAGTCGCTGGCCACCGAACTGGGCGAGCACGGGATTCGCGTCAATTCCGTTGCACCCGGCTATATCTGGGGTGACACGCTAAAAGGCTACTTCGAGCATCAGGCCGGTAAATACGGCACAACGGTGGATCAGATCTACCAAGCCACGGCGGCTAAATCCGACCTCAAGCGACTGCCCACCGAGGACGAGGTGGCATCGGCGATTCTCTTCCTGGCCAGCGACCTGTCCAGCGGCATCACCGGGCAGACGCTGGATGTCAACTGCGGGGAGTACCACAGCTGATGAGCCGGCGCCCCGATCGGAAAGATGTAGCCAGCGTCGACGAACTGCACGCGTCGGCCACCAAGCTGGTGGGCCTCGATGATTTCGGCAACGACGACGACAACTACCGCGAAGCGCTGGCGGTGCTGTTGGATTCCTATCGGCGGGAAGCCGGGCTTACCGTGTTGGGCAGCAAGATGAACCGGTTCTTTTTGCGCGGTGCGCTGGTGGCGCGGCTGCTGTCTCAGGCCGCCTGGAAGCAATATCCGCAGCACGCCGACGTCGTGATCGAACGGCCGATCTTCGTCACCGGCCTGGTGCGCACCGGCACCACCGCGTTGCACCGGCTACTGGGCGCCGACCCGGCGCATCAGGGCCTGCACATGTGGCTGGCCGAATTTCCGCAGCCGCGTCCCCCTCGGGAGACCTGGGAGTCAAACCCGTTGTACCGCAGACTCGATGAGCAGTTCACCCGGCACCACGCGGAGAATCCCGCATACACCGGCCTGCATTTCATGGCCGCCTATGAGCTGGAGGAATGCTGGCAGCTGCTGCGGCAGTCGCTGCACTCGGTGTCGTATGAGACGTTGGCCCATGTGCCCAGCTACGCGGAGTGGCTGTCGCGCCAGGACTGGACGCCGTCATACCGGCGGCACCGCAAAAACCTTCAGTTGATCGGGCTCAACGACGCCGGCAAGCGGTGGGTGCTGAAGAACCCCAGCCATCTGTTCGCGCTGGACGCGCTGATGGCGACCTATCCCGACGCGCTGGTGATTCAGACGCATCGGCCGGTGG comes from the Mycobacterium shinjukuense genome and includes:
- a CDS encoding SDR family oxidoreductase — protein: MSGMLKRKVVVISGVGPGLGTTLAHRCARDGADLVLAARTAERLDDVAKQIIDSGRRAVAVRTDITDDDDVSNLVQATLAAYGRADVLINNAFRVPSMKPLANTAFQHIRDAIELSALGALRLIQAFTPALAESHGAIVNVNSMVIRHSQPKYGAYKMAKSVLLAMSQSLATELGEHGIRVNSVAPGYIWGDTLKGYFEHQAGKYGTTVDQIYQATAAKSDLKRLPTEDEVASAILFLASDLSSGITGQTLDVNCGEYHS
- a CDS encoding sulfotransferase family protein, encoding MSRRPDRKDVASVDELHASATKLVGLDDFGNDDDNYREALAVLLDSYRREAGLTVLGSKMNRFFLRGALVARLLSQAAWKQYPQHADVVIERPIFVTGLVRTGTTALHRLLGADPAHQGLHMWLAEFPQPRPPRETWESNPLYRRLDEQFTRHHAENPAYTGLHFMAAYELEECWQLLRQSLHSVSYETLAHVPSYAEWLSRQDWTPSYRRHRKNLQLIGLNDAGKRWVLKNPSHLFALDALMATYPDALVIQTHRPVETIMASMCSLAQHTTHGWSTTFVGAQIGADAMDTWSRGLARFNTARAKYDPAQFYDVDYRDLVADPIGTVADIYRHFGLTLTDEARQAMAAAHAESRTGARAPKHTYSLADYGLTAEVVKERFAGL